Sequence from the Acidobacteriota bacterium genome:
CCTCGACGAGATCCTTGGCTTCCTTCAGGCCGAGCGAGGTGACCTCGCGGACCGCCTTGATCACGTTGATCTTGTTCGCGCCCGCCTCGACGAGGATGACGTTGAACTCGGTCTGCTCCTCGGCCGGGGCCGCCGCCGCCGCACCGGCACCCGCTGCCACCACCACCGGCGCCGCGGCCGCGGCCGACACGCCGAGCTCGGCCTCGAGGGTCTTGACGAGCTTCGACAGCTCCATCACCGAAATGTTCTTGATGTACTCGACCACCTGATCCTGCGTCACGTCTGCCATTGTCCTGATCTCCTCACCTGTCAGCGGTAGGGCCCGCCGCCTCGACGTTGCTCGGGGCGCGGCCATCGTTCATCGGCGGGCTACTCGCCCTTCTTCTTCTCCACCTGCGTCAGTACATTCATCAGGTCCCTCGGCGCCGCGCTCAACACGCTGACGATCTGGACCATCGGAGCCTGCAGCAGGTACAGCAGC
This genomic interval carries:
- the rplL gene encoding 50S ribosomal protein L7/L12; the encoded protein is MADVTQDQVVEYIKNISVMELSKLVKTLEAELGVSAAAAAPVVVAAGAGAAAAAPAEEQTEFNVILVEAGANKINVIKAVREVTSLGLKEAKDLVE